From Aliarcobacter butzleri, the proteins below share one genomic window:
- a CDS encoding glycoside hydrolase family protein has translation MSAIEIVLPFTAQSEGFSKTVYKCPAGFDTIGYGRNIQANPLNQDELKSIGATTSTSKTSYQVSEEIAKTWLKKELERVKNALSKELSFFDKLDDVRQAILIDMAYNMGIKGLLSFKNTLKLISDGKYVEASINMEQSNWYKQVKTRAKKLCEAMKTGILK, from the coding sequence ATGTCAGCAATAGAAATTGTACTACCTTTTACGGCACAAAGTGAAGGTTTTAGTAAAACAGTTTATAAATGTCCTGCTGGATTTGACACTATTGGTTATGGAAGAAATATTCAAGCAAATCCTTTGAACCAAGATGAATTAAAAAGTATTGGTGCAACTACTAGTACTTCAAAAACAAGCTATCAAGTAAGTGAAGAAATAGCTAAAACTTGGTTAAAAAAGGAGCTTGAGAGAGTTAAAAATGCCCTATCAAAAGAGTTGTCATTTTTTGATAAATTAGATGATGTAAGACAAGCTATTCTAATAGATATGGCTTACAATATGGGAATAAAAGGGCTACTTAGCTTTAAAAATACTCTTAAGCTAATAAGTGATGGAAAGTATGTTGAAGCTTCTATAAATATGGAACAAAGTAATTGGTATAAACAGGTAAAAACTAGAGCTAAAAAACTTTGTGAAGCTATGAAAACTGGAATCTTGAAATAA
- a CDS encoding tetratricopeptide repeat protein: MKKIVLALVILIILVITIVFLYPSENSNNDINSKDYQEISTKKNDPKFQNDFGNMYANGTNVHQSYEEAIKWYEKSANQGYAEAQYNLGTMYQNAIGVEQDFKKAIKYYKQAAEQGHVEAKENLEAICEENPELCK, encoded by the coding sequence ATGAAAAAAATAGTTTTAGCCTTGGTAATTTTGATAATTTTAGTAATCACAATAGTTTTTTTATATCCTTCTGAAAATAGTAACAATGATATAAACTCAAAAGATTATCAAGAAATATCTACAAAAAAGAATGACCCAAAATTTCAAAATGATTTTGGAAATATGTATGCAAATGGTACTAATGTTCATCAATCATATGAAGAAGCTATAAAATGGTATGAAAAATCAGCAAATCAAGGTTATGCAGAAGCTCAATATAATCTTGGAACAATGTATCAAAATGCTATTGGAGTTGAACAAGACTTTAAAAAAGCTATAAAATACTACAAGCAAGCAGCTGAACAAGGACATGTTGAAGCAAAAGAAAATCTTGAAGCAATTTGCGAAGAAAATCCAGAACTTTGTAAATAA
- the selA gene encoding L-seryl-tRNA(Sec) selenium transferase: MSLLKSIPKVDKFIMNEAFEGLSRTLITKIAKKTLEELRNDILNNKIEKIDENTLINEVLDSYKDLTSPSLKSLINATGIIVHTNLGRSLLDEKSLTKAIKIATTYNNLEYDLKKGKRGERYEHITKSLQALTSCEDAIVVNNNASAVFLILNTFCKNKEVIVSRGELVEIGGSFRVPEVMNQSGAKLKEIGTTNKTHLRDYENAICEKTSMLMKVHKSNYSIEGFSSEVSFEVIVKIAQQNNLIDYFDMGSGHIIDLPYNLNKDEPSILDIMKYKPSLLSFSGDKLFGSVQAGIIIGKKELIAKIKKNQLLRMLRVDKITLALLEETLNSYLKNELDSIPTLKMLNTKIETLEQRANNLKEKCENFIKCEVIKTSTMVGGGTTPNKKIPTIALTLEHKNYKPNKLEEILRKNSIISRIENDKVLLDFRTILESDCKKIEEILKNLFESTK, encoded by the coding sequence ATGAGTTTACTAAAATCCATTCCAAAAGTTGATAAATTTATTATGAATGAGGCTTTTGAAGGATTATCAAGAACTTTGATAACAAAAATTGCAAAAAAAACTTTAGAAGAATTAAGAAACGATATTTTGAATAATAAAATAGAAAAAATTGATGAAAATACTCTTATAAATGAAGTTTTAGACTCTTACAAAGATTTAACTTCACCATCTTTAAAAAGTTTGATAAATGCAACAGGAATTATCGTGCATACAAATCTTGGAAGAAGTTTGTTAGATGAAAAATCACTTACAAAAGCTATAAAGATTGCAACTACTTATAATAACCTAGAATATGATTTAAAAAAAGGAAAAAGAGGAGAAAGATACGAACACATCACAAAATCTCTACAAGCTTTGACTTCTTGTGAAGATGCAATAGTTGTAAACAATAATGCAAGTGCAGTATTTCTAATACTAAATACTTTTTGTAAAAATAAAGAAGTAATAGTAAGTCGAGGTGAACTTGTAGAAATTGGAGGAAGTTTTAGAGTTCCAGAAGTTATGAATCAAAGTGGAGCAAAACTAAAAGAGATAGGAACTACAAATAAAACTCATTTAAGAGATTATGAAAATGCCATTTGTGAAAAAACTTCAATGCTTATGAAAGTTCACAAATCAAACTACTCTATTGAAGGATTTTCAAGTGAAGTAAGCTTTGAAGTTATAGTAAAAATTGCACAACAAAATAACTTGATTGACTATTTTGATATGGGAAGTGGTCATATAATAGATTTACCATATAATCTAAACAAAGATGAACCTTCAATTTTAGATATTATGAAATACAAACCAAGTTTACTTAGTTTTTCAGGAGATAAACTTTTTGGAAGTGTGCAAGCAGGAATAATCATAGGTAAAAAAGAGTTAATAGCAAAAATCAAAAAAAATCAACTTCTAAGAATGTTAAGAGTTGATAAAATAACTCTTGCACTTTTAGAAGAGACTTTAAATTCATACTTAAAAAATGAACTTGATAGTATTCCAACACTTAAAATGCTAAACACAAAAATTGAAACTTTAGAACAAAGAGCAAATAATCTAAAAGAAAAATGCGAAAACTTCATAAAGTGCGAAGTTATAAAAACTTCAACAATGGTTGGAGGAGGAACAACTCCAAATAAAAAAATTCCAACTATTGCTTTAACTTTAGAACATAAAAATTACAAACCAAATAAACTAGAAGAAATCTTAAGAAAAAACTCTATTATTTCAAGAATAGAAAATGATAAAGTACTACTTGATTTTAGAACTATTTTAGAAAGTGATTGCAAAAAAATAGAAGAAATATTAAAAAATCTTTTTGAGAGTACAAAATAA
- the selB gene encoding selenocysteine-specific translation elongation factor: MSNIIIGTAGHIDHGKTALIRALNGFEGDTTNEEKQRGITIDLSFSNLSKGQQNIAFIDVPGHEKLVKNMIAGAFGFDYVMLVVSASEGIKPQTIEHIEIINLLGLKEIIVVITKKDLVTLDELELQKESILEFLKEFDFDIKFISCVSIYDENSIEKLKTQLFSIKNSIKQEENFFRFYIDRIFSPKGFGTVVTGTILGKKCELDEKVFICQTQKETKIKNIQVHNQNVLEANISNRAALNLQNIDANSLNKGDLITKKGYIRGFDGIDISFKCLKNKKLNHNQTYTLFIGAKKVDVKVLLFDCISSLENGFATLKANEQLFTVFEEKVILRSGNETICGGKVLNPIIDPMRKNQKRNLLEFLEKRDFVNAYKQLLEVHKKGLGIISSTQRFALSHEKAIEFAQNMEDVFVDTKNLIIYSLSTKEEIKKFIKDIYTKNSYALLSNASINLRLKWASQAFIQTALDELENEEFLIKDGLLYKNANIKEDFAKDLENIVLNRVKIEDVTPTAPYNIYDELDLDRKLGDDIFKTLTSKKQLIRLQHNIFIHFESLNKIIKAMREIIKEDGYIEIHNFKQRFDLSRKYLVCYLDYLDNFSDIKKLDTKRVFV, translated from the coding sequence ATGTCAAATATAATCATTGGAACAGCAGGACATATTGACCATGGAAAAACTGCACTAATTCGTGCTTTAAATGGCTTTGAAGGAGATACAACAAATGAGGAAAAACAACGAGGAATAACTATTGATTTATCTTTTTCAAATCTCTCTAAAGGTCAACAAAACATAGCTTTTATTGATGTTCCAGGACACGAAAAACTTGTAAAAAATATGATTGCAGGAGCATTTGGATTTGACTATGTTATGCTTGTAGTTAGTGCTAGTGAAGGTATAAAACCACAAACCATAGAACACATAGAAATAATAAATCTTTTAGGTTTAAAAGAGATAATTGTAGTAATAACTAAAAAAGATTTAGTAACTTTAGATGAACTTGAATTACAAAAAGAGTCAATTTTAGAGTTTTTAAAAGAGTTTGATTTTGATATAAAATTTATCTCTTGCGTCTCTATTTATGATGAAAATTCTATTGAAAAACTAAAAACTCAACTTTTTAGTATAAAAAATTCTATAAAACAAGAAGAGAATTTTTTTAGATTTTATATAGATAGAATCTTCTCACCAAAAGGTTTTGGTACTGTTGTAACAGGAACAATTTTAGGAAAAAAGTGTGAACTTGATGAAAAAGTTTTTATTTGCCAAACACAAAAAGAGACAAAAATAAAAAATATTCAAGTTCATAATCAAAATGTCTTAGAAGCAAATATCTCAAATCGTGCTGCTTTAAATCTACAAAATATAGATGCCAATTCTTTAAACAAAGGTGATTTAATCACAAAAAAAGGATATATCAGAGGTTTTGATGGTATTGATATATCTTTTAAATGTTTAAAAAATAAAAAACTAAATCACAATCAAACATATACTTTATTTATTGGAGCAAAAAAAGTTGATGTAAAAGTTTTACTTTTTGATTGTATTTCAAGTTTAGAAAATGGTTTTGCAACTTTAAAAGCAAATGAGCAACTTTTTACAGTTTTTGAAGAAAAAGTTATTTTAAGAAGTGGAAATGAAACAATTTGTGGAGGTAAAGTCTTAAATCCTATAATTGACCCGATGAGAAAAAACCAAAAAAGAAATCTTTTAGAATTTTTGGAAAAAAGAGACTTTGTAAATGCGTATAAACAACTTCTTGAAGTTCATAAAAAAGGTTTAGGAATCATCTCGTCAACTCAAAGATTTGCTCTATCACATGAAAAAGCAATAGAATTTGCACAAAATATGGAAGATGTTTTTGTAGATACCAAAAATTTGATTATTTATTCTCTTTCTACAAAAGAAGAGATAAAAAAATTCATAAAAGATATTTATACAAAAAATAGTTATGCCCTACTTTCAAATGCTTCAATAAATCTTAGATTAAAATGGGCAAGTCAAGCTTTCATACAAACTGCACTTGATGAACTTGAAAATGAAGAATTTTTGATTAAAGATGGTTTATTATATAAAAATGCAAATATAAAAGAAGATTTTGCAAAAGATTTAGAAAATATCGTGTTAAACAGAGTAAAAATAGAAGATGTTACTCCAACAGCTCCTTATAATATCTATGATGAACTTGACCTTGATAGAAAACTAGGTGATGATATTTTCAAAACTTTAACGTCAAAAAAACAGTTAATCAGGCTTCAACACAATATTTTTATACATTTTGAAAGCTTAAACAAAATTATAAAAGCTATGAGAGAGATTATAAAAGAAGATGGATATATAGAAATTCACAATTTCAAACAAAGATTCGATTTAAGTAGAAAATATCTAGTTTGTTATTTAGACTATTTGGACAATTTTAGCGATATAAAAAAGCTTGATACAAAAAGAGTTTTTGTTTAA
- a CDS encoding UvrD-helicase domain-containing protein: protein MKLTKEQEKIINSKELSFKINAVAGSGKTTTLLEYAKKNSNLKILYLAYNKSLQVSLQEKLQNYNLPYLHVSTIHSLAYNRIQAYNYNLTNDLKNYIIEKVITTYEFQTNQKNYFPSLEYTALVKDLITFYCNSSLINLDSKLLDSYKKQSDLSAKILELIGKNEKRVLAHLKILLSSMKNKVIDATHDFYLKMFYLNKKVSTNLNYDLILVDEAQDISDVMIGIIENQNCRRIYVGDSFQQIYSFRFATNALNKVDLPAFHLTKSFRFGNNYAKFLQSSLNNLYELNSSNLLKIFGMEQNTKIGKEFIDFSKPFCIIARTTFGLIQQLVYYIHQKKKIYFEGGYNSYSFMNQTVYSIFYLKQKKNDKITIDEIKDFETINELETFAKDTKNQDYLNIIKFINAYGDNIFEINKKIKEHLVNDKKDADIIFTTAHKSKGLEYEQVLMADDFISKKDILNTKNKLSFQRINEELNIYYVASTRVKSAISLANLHLDYKYSESENI from the coding sequence ATGAAATTAACAAAAGAGCAAGAAAAAATCATAAACAGTAAAGAATTATCTTTTAAAATAAATGCCGTAGCAGGAAGTGGAAAAACTACAACACTTCTTGAATATGCAAAAAAAAACTCAAATTTAAAGATTTTATACCTTGCTTATAATAAATCTTTGCAAGTTTCACTTCAAGAAAAACTACAAAATTATAATCTCCCATATTTGCACGTTAGTACTATTCACTCACTTGCTTATAATAGGATTCAAGCATACAACTACAATCTAACAAATGATTTAAAAAACTATATTATTGAAAAAGTTATCACAACTTATGAGTTTCAAACAAATCAAAAAAACTATTTTCCAAGTTTGGAATATACAGCTTTAGTAAAAGATTTAATAACTTTTTATTGCAACTCTTCTTTGATAAATCTTGATTCAAAACTTCTTGATAGTTATAAAAAACAAAGTGATTTAAGTGCAAAAATTTTAGAACTTATAGGTAAAAATGAAAAAAGAGTTTTAGCTCATCTAAAAATCCTACTTTCAAGTATGAAAAATAAAGTTATTGATGCAACACACGATTTTTATCTAAAAATGTTTTATCTAAATAAAAAGGTTTCTACAAATCTAAATTATGATTTAATTTTAGTAGATGAAGCACAAGATATAAGCGATGTGATGATAGGAATTATTGAAAATCAAAATTGTAGACGAATTTATGTTGGAGATAGTTTTCAACAAATTTATAGTTTTAGATTTGCTACAAATGCTTTAAATAAAGTTGATTTACCAGCATTCCATCTAACAAAAAGCTTCAGATTTGGAAATAACTATGCAAAATTTTTACAATCAAGTTTAAACAATCTTTATGAATTAAACTCAAGCAATCTTTTAAAGATTTTTGGAATGGAACAAAATACAAAAATTGGAAAAGAATTTATAGATTTTTCTAAACCTTTTTGTATTATTGCTAGAACAACTTTTGGTTTGATTCAACAGTTAGTTTATTATATTCATCAAAAGAAAAAAATATATTTTGAAGGTGGATATAACTCTTATTCATTTATGAATCAAACTGTATATTCTATTTTTTATCTAAAACAGAAAAAAAACGACAAAATCACAATAGATGAAATAAAAGATTTTGAAACAATAAATGAACTTGAAACTTTTGCAAAAGATACAAAAAATCAAGATTATCTAAATATAATAAAGTTTATAAATGCCTATGGCGATAATATTTTTGAGATAAATAAAAAGATAAAAGAGCATTTAGTAAATGATAAAAAAGATGCGGACATTATCTTTACAACTGCTCATAAATCAAAAGGTTTAGAGTACGAACAAGTTTTGATGGCTGATGATTTCATCTCTAAAAAAGATATTTTAAATACAAAAAACAAACTCTCTTTTCAAAGAATAAATGAAGAGTTAAATATCTATTATGTAGCAAGTACTAGAGTAAAAAGTGCAATTTCTCTAGCAAATTTACACTTAGATTACAAATATAGTGAAAGTGAAAATATATGA